A genomic stretch from Enterobacter oligotrophicus includes:
- the rpoH gene encoding RNA polymerase sigma factor RpoH produces MTKEMQTLALAPVGNLESYIRAANTWPMLTAEEEKELAEKLHYQGDLEAAKKLILSHLRFVVHIARNYAGYGLPQADLIQEGNIGLMKAVRRFNPEVGVRLVSFAVHWIKAEIHEYVLRNWRIVKVATTKAQRKLFFNLRKTKQRLGWFNQDEVEMVARELGVSSKDVREMESRMAAQDMTFDMSSDDDASDSQPMAPVLYLQDKTSNFADGIEEDNWEDQAANKLTHAMEGLDERSQDIIRARWLDEDNKSTLQELADRYGVSAERVRQLEKNAMKKLRAAIEA; encoded by the coding sequence ATGACCAAAGAAATGCAAACTTTAGCTTTAGCCCCTGTTGGTAACCTGGAATCTTACATCCGGGCTGCGAACACCTGGCCGATGTTAACGGCCGAGGAAGAAAAGGAGCTTGCTGAAAAGCTGCATTACCAGGGCGATCTGGAAGCAGCGAAGAAGCTGATCCTGTCTCACCTGCGCTTTGTTGTTCACATTGCTCGTAATTATGCGGGCTATGGCCTGCCGCAGGCGGACTTGATTCAGGAAGGTAACATTGGTCTGATGAAGGCTGTACGTCGCTTTAACCCGGAAGTGGGTGTGCGACTGGTCTCCTTCGCCGTGCACTGGATCAAAGCTGAAATTCACGAATACGTGCTGCGTAACTGGCGTATCGTGAAGGTCGCCACGACAAAAGCGCAACGCAAACTGTTCTTCAACCTGCGTAAAACCAAGCAGCGTCTGGGCTGGTTCAATCAGGATGAAGTGGAAATGGTGGCGCGCGAGCTGGGTGTATCCAGCAAAGACGTCCGCGAGATGGAATCCCGTATGGCCGCGCAGGACATGACATTTGATATGTCCTCCGACGACGACGCGTCCGACAGCCAGCCGATGGCACCGGTTCTGTATCTGCAGGATAAAACCTCTAACTTTGCTGACGGCATCGAAGAGGACAACTGGGAAGACCAGGCGGCGAACAAGCTGACCCATGCGATGGAAGGCCTCGACGAGCGTAGTCAGGACATCATCCGCGCCCGCTGGCTGGACGAAGACAACAAGTCCACGCTGCAGGAGCTGGCCGACCGCTACGGCGTCTCCGCTGAACGTGTGCGTCAGCTTGAAAAGAACGCCATGAAAAAACTTCGCGCCGCTATCGAAGCGTAA